The genomic DNA CTCGGCATCCCGGCCGTCCCCCCGAGCGGATGACGTTTGGGGGCGGACGCTGGCGGTGACGCTCCCGGGAAACGGGGACCGCGGCGTTGAATGAGGGGCATGCTCTTCGACTTCACACACGACCACGACGGTGAACGGCTCAGCGGTGTGTACGGCGGTGACCCTTCCAAGGCCACCGCCGTGGTGCTGCACGGCACGGGCACCGGCAGCATGGAGCGACTACTCCCGCTGGTGCGGGAGTTCGCGGCCCGGGGCTGTCGCGGGATCGCCTTCGACTTCACCGGGCACGGCGAAAGCACCGGAAAGCTCGGCGGGTTAAGCCTGCGACGACGGTTCGAGCAGGCTGTCGCAGTGATCGACGCGTATGCGGGAGGGGACGGGCCGCTGGTCCTGGTGGGGTTCAGCATGAGCGGCCAGACGGTGGCCGATCTCGTCCGGCACTACGGGGACCGGGTGGCCGCACTGGGGATGTGCGCGCCCGCCGTGTACGCCGCCGAGGCGTGGGACGTGCCCTTCGGGGACGGGAACGGCCGGTTCGGCGGGATCGCCCGGCGGCCGGACAGCCGGCGGGAAGCGCCCGCGCTTGAGGTGTTGCGGGCGTACGAAGGCCGGGCGGTGCTCGCCGTTCCGGGCACGGACACGGTGATCCCGGCCGCGGTGACCGAGTCCGTACAGGACGCGCTGGCAGCGCGCGCCCAGTACACGCGGTTCGACCTTCCGGACGCGCGGCACCAGCTGGGAATGTGGTTCCGCGACAACAGCGACGACCGACGGGAATTCGTCGAGACGGTGCTGACCGGCCTGGACGACCGCGGCTGGTCGGCCACGCGCGCGTGGGTGGCCGAGCAGCTCGGCCGCGGCCGCACGGTCGCCGACTCGCACCTGCTGTCCGGCGGCTGGAGCTCCCAGATGCGCCGACTCACGCTCGACGACGGCACGGCCGTGGTGCAACGCACCTTCGTGAAACCGTTCTTCCGCCGCCACGGACCCGGCCTGCTGGCCCGCGAGGCGTCCACCCTGGCGCTGTTCGCCGGGCAGGAGGGCATCCCGGCGCCCGATTTCATCGCCGTGGACGCCACGGCCGAACACTGCGACCACCCGACCCTGTTGATGTCCGCGCTGCCGGGCCGCGTCCGCGTCGACGAGGACGACCTCGACCGGCGTCTGGACCTGCTCGCGGCTCAGCTGGTCCGCATCCACGGCGTCGTACCGGCCGAACGACCGCGCACCTACCAGGCGTGGACGTCCCCGGGCCGCGTCCGCACCCCGGACGGCCCGCTGTGGGAGCGGGCCGTGGACGTGATCCGCCGCGACCCGCCACCGTACGAAGGCTGCTTCCTCCACCGCGACTTCCACCCCGGGAACGTGCTCTTCACGGGAACCGGGCCCACGCTGCGGATCAGCGGTGTCGTGGACTGGGTCGAGACCTCGTGGGGACCCGCCGACCTGGACGTGGCGCGCTGCTCGACCGCGCTCGCGCTGCTGCACGGGCCGGCGTACGGGCTGGGCTTCCGCGAGCGGTACGAGGCGCACGGCGGCCGCGACCTCGCCGACGGCCCCGACCACCTGTACTGGCGGCTGCTCGACGCCCTGCACCACTGCCCCGACGCGGCGAAGCTGGCCGGGCCGTGGCGTGACCTGGGGCGAGACGATCTGACATCCGCGGTGCTGGGAGAACGGCTGGAGGCGTACGTGGACGGACTGCTGCGACGATACGGCGGTGAACGTTCCCGGTGACGCCGGGCACTCCGCACGTGCGCCGCGAGGACGCGCCCTCGCTCGTGTCGCTGTCCGATCCCCAGCGGGGCCGGGTGGCCCCGGCGCGGGCGGTGGCCCGGTCGGGCGGGCGGGTGCCGGTCTCCTCCTTCAGGACCGCGAAGAAGGACTCGGCGGCGTGGCCGGAACACGCCCCTGTTCTGCCGCAGGCCCGACCTGGGCATTCCCCTCGTAGCTCTCCGGATGCGCACTCCGAGCCGCGGTCGCAGTGCGCGATGCGGCCGGACCGGAGCCGGCCGCCGCCGGCGCGTCGACGACCGGGCCCGCCCGGTGGCGGTCGGCCGTCGCGTGGCCGACGATCTCGCGGATGGACGGGTCCGGTCAGGTCACCGGGTGAGGCCGGCCCTCGTCGGTGGCGATGAACGTGACGCCGCCGACCGCGGCGCGTGGCGGCGGGCGGGTACGGCGCCGCCGCGCGGCGGGAGCGCCGCGCGGCGGGAGCGTGGTGTGCGTCGTGCGTGTGTGCGGGGTGGGGCTCAGTGCTGTGCGGTTCCGCCGGCCGCCTGGGGGGTGACGCCCTGCGCGGCCTCCCCGGTGACGCCGTCGACCAGTGTGGTGACGTCGTCCGCGCCGAGCAGGGTGCCGGCTTCGGGCAGGCCGTCGCCGACCACGGCGTGCGAGGACGGGGTGAGCAGGGACGTGATGACTCCGGCGGCGAGGGACGCCACGGCG from Streptomyces sp. MRC013 includes the following:
- a CDS encoding alpha/beta fold hydrolase, yielding MLFDFTHDHDGERLSGVYGGDPSKATAVVLHGTGTGSMERLLPLVREFAARGCRGIAFDFTGHGESTGKLGGLSLRRRFEQAVAVIDAYAGGDGPLVLVGFSMSGQTVADLVRHYGDRVAALGMCAPAVYAAEAWDVPFGDGNGRFGGIARRPDSRREAPALEVLRAYEGRAVLAVPGTDTVIPAAVTESVQDALAARAQYTRFDLPDARHQLGMWFRDNSDDRREFVETVLTGLDDRGWSATRAWVAEQLGRGRTVADSHLLSGGWSSQMRRLTLDDGTAVVQRTFVKPFFRRHGPGLLAREASTLALFAGQEGIPAPDFIAVDATAEHCDHPTLLMSALPGRVRVDEDDLDRRLDLLAAQLVRIHGVVPAERPRTYQAWTSPGRVRTPDGPLWERAVDVIRRDPPPYEGCFLHRDFHPGNVLFTGTGPTLRISGVVDWVETSWGPADLDVARCSTALALLHGPAYGLGFRERYEAHGGRDLADGPDHLYWRLLDALHHCPDAAKLAGPWRDLGRDDLTSAVLGERLEAYVDGLLRRYGGERSR